From the Panthera leo isolate Ple1 chromosome C1, P.leo_Ple1_pat1.1, whole genome shotgun sequence genome, one window contains:
- the TEX38 gene encoding testis-expressed protein 38 isoform X1, with product MDSQREDLSLPGVWVSLYFGFLGLCSVVTGGCILFLHWRKNLRREERAQEWVKVMRAATFTYSPLLYWINKRRHYGMNTTVNTGPPPAVTKTETEVQNSDPLWELDVPESRSSAAQDSSPKVEAPAPPQPALQLVPGQPLPSPVLQSRTSSPLLVPIFQEVPFAPSLCNLPPMLNHSVSYPLDTCPERNVHFHSLPTMVHEDHCFSAKAFASEL from the coding sequence TATGGGTCTCATTGTACTTTGGATTCCTGGGGCTGTGTTCTGTGGTAACCGGTGGCTGCATTCTCTTTCTGCACTGGAGGAAGAACTTGCGACGAGAAGAGCGTGCCCAGGAGTGGGTGAAGGTGATGAGAGCCGCCACGTTCACCTACAGCCCCCTGTTATACTGGATTAACAAGCGTCGGCATTATGGCATGAACACAACTGTTAACACAGGCCCTCCCCCTGCTGTCACCAAGACCGAGACTGAGGTCCagaattcagatcctctgtgggAACTGGACGTCCCTGAGAGCAGGAGCTCTGCTGCCCAAGACAGCAGCCCCAAGGTGgaggcccctgcccccccacaACCTGCACTGCAGCTGGTTCCCGGGCAGCCTTTACCTTCCCCAGTGCTGCAGTCCCGGACCAGCTCCCCACTCCTGGTGCCCATCTTTCAGGAGGtgccctttgccccttccctgtgcaaCCTGCCCCCAATGCTGAACCACTCGGTCTCCTACCCTTTGGACACCTGTCCTGAAAGGAATGTCCACTTCCATTCCCTCCCCACGATGGTCCATGAAGACCACTGCTTCAGTGCCAAGGCTTTTGCTTCAGAATTATAG
- the TEX38 gene encoding testis-expressed protein 38 isoform X2 has product MVWVSLYFGFLGLCSVVTGGCILFLHWRKNLRREERAQEWVKVMRAATFTYSPLLYWINKRRHYGMNTTVNTGPPPAVTKTETEVQNSDPLWELDVPESRSSAAQDSSPKVEAPAPPQPALQLVPGQPLPSPVLQSRTSSPLLVPIFQEVPFAPSLCNLPPMLNHSVSYPLDTCPERNVHFHSLPTMVHEDHCFSAKAFASEL; this is encoded by the coding sequence TATGGGTCTCATTGTACTTTGGATTCCTGGGGCTGTGTTCTGTGGTAACCGGTGGCTGCATTCTCTTTCTGCACTGGAGGAAGAACTTGCGACGAGAAGAGCGTGCCCAGGAGTGGGTGAAGGTGATGAGAGCCGCCACGTTCACCTACAGCCCCCTGTTATACTGGATTAACAAGCGTCGGCATTATGGCATGAACACAACTGTTAACACAGGCCCTCCCCCTGCTGTCACCAAGACCGAGACTGAGGTCCagaattcagatcctctgtgggAACTGGACGTCCCTGAGAGCAGGAGCTCTGCTGCCCAAGACAGCAGCCCCAAGGTGgaggcccctgcccccccacaACCTGCACTGCAGCTGGTTCCCGGGCAGCCTTTACCTTCCCCAGTGCTGCAGTCCCGGACCAGCTCCCCACTCCTGGTGCCCATCTTTCAGGAGGtgccctttgccccttccctgtgcaaCCTGCCCCCAATGCTGAACCACTCGGTCTCCTACCCTTTGGACACCTGTCCTGAAAGGAATGTCCACTTCCATTCCCTCCCCACGATGGTCCATGAAGACCACTGCTTCAGTGCCAAGGCTTTTGCTTCAGAATTATAG
- the TEX38 gene encoding testis-expressed protein 38 isoform X3 has translation MRAATFTYSPLLYWINKRRHYGMNTTVNTGPPPAVTKTETEVQNSDPLWELDVPESRSSAAQDSSPKVEAPAPPQPALQLVPGQPLPSPVLQSRTSSPLLVPIFQEVPFAPSLCNLPPMLNHSVSYPLDTCPERNVHFHSLPTMVHEDHCFSAKAFASEL, from the coding sequence ATGAGAGCCGCCACGTTCACCTACAGCCCCCTGTTATACTGGATTAACAAGCGTCGGCATTATGGCATGAACACAACTGTTAACACAGGCCCTCCCCCTGCTGTCACCAAGACCGAGACTGAGGTCCagaattcagatcctctgtgggAACTGGACGTCCCTGAGAGCAGGAGCTCTGCTGCCCAAGACAGCAGCCCCAAGGTGgaggcccctgcccccccacaACCTGCACTGCAGCTGGTTCCCGGGCAGCCTTTACCTTCCCCAGTGCTGCAGTCCCGGACCAGCTCCCCACTCCTGGTGCCCATCTTTCAGGAGGtgccctttgccccttccctgtgcaaCCTGCCCCCAATGCTGAACCACTCGGTCTCCTACCCTTTGGACACCTGTCCTGAAAGGAATGTCCACTTCCATTCCCTCCCCACGATGGTCCATGAAGACCACTGCTTCAGTGCCAAGGCTTTTGCTTCAGAATTATAG